DNA sequence from the Cohnella herbarum genome:
CAGGGAATCACCCATCGATAGTCGACGCCGACCAACGCCCGGGTGATATGCGGAATCAGCAATCCGATAAATCCGATCGCTCCGGCGACGGCAACCGAGACTCCGGCAAGCAGCAGGACAACGACGAACGAGGCGATCTTGATCGGAACGACGCGCAAACCAAGTCCTACCGCGACTTGATCGCCGAAGCTAAGCAATGTAATACCGCGAGAGAGCAGCATCGCCCCGATTAATCCCGCCGCTACCCATGGAAACATCAGCTCGACTTGATCCCATCTTGTTCCCGCAACTCCGCCGGCATACCAGAACGCCAGGTTCTGACCGACCCGGAAATGAAGAGCTATGCCTTGGCTGAAAGACATCAGCAGAGCAGTTACCGCTGCGCCTGCCATCGTTAACCGCATTGGGGACAAGCCGCCCAACGAAATCGATCCGATACCGAATACGATGATCGCGCCAAGGGCTGCGCCCAAGAAGGAATACAGCATGAGCGCCGTGAAAGGCGTGCCTGGGAAAAAAGCGAAGCATATCGCAAGTGCGAACCCGGCTCCGGCATTCAGGCCGAGCAGTCCGGAATCGGCCAACGGATTCCTTGTCATCCCTTGCATCATTGCGCCTGCAACGGCTAGGCTTGCTCCGACCATCGCACCCGCCGTCACTCTAGGCAACCGAAGAGCTTGAATGACCTGATGCTCCGTTAGGTCCGGGTTGAAGCGGAATACCGCCGTCCATACCGTCGCCAGATCGATGTCCTTCGCCCCATATGATACGGACAGCATCATGCCAAGGACTAACGCGGCAAGTCCGATAACGATAATCGCGATAGCGGACAGCGGGCGTGATGTAACTTTCGCTTGCTTATGTATATCGGTTGAATCCGTCGGGGAGGAAATCATAAGAGGCCACCTTCGATACGAAAATAATTGCATTACGGTCTTGTTTGTATTAGAATGAGCGAATGTGATGCTGATAATGATAATCTTTATCATTATAAAATACTTCATCAAGACCAATATTGCAATTATAAAGGAGAGTATTTTTTTTGAAAACAGGAAGAAGATCGCTCACGCTACTGCTTGTCGTTATTCTAACGCTCGTCGTTGCCGCATGCGGAAATAATAAAAACGCGGCCAGTCCTTCGGCCACGGGATCGGCATCGCCGTCTGCCAGCGAGAGCAGCACGCCGTCGCCGTCGTCCGAACCGGAAGCGACTACGAAGAAGATTAAGGACGGTCTGGATCGGGAAGTGGAAATTCCGACGAAACCCGAGAAAATCGTCGTACTCGGGAATATGGGAGAAGTGTTGTCGCTCGGGATTAAGCCGATCGCTACGAATGATTATTATTTAAGCAAGTATGGTACGGATCGGTTGGCCGGCGTGCAAAGCATAGGCGGCGACGAGCCCGACATGGAGAAAATTCTCGCGCTGCAGCCGGATTTGATCATCATCCCGAGCTACTTTAAACCGGAAGTGCTGGATGCTTTGCATAAGATCGCTCCGACGATCGCGACCAAGTGGGGATTGCTTCCGCTGGAGCATCTGTCCGTAATAGCCGGTTGGTTGGGCAAAGAAGCGGAAGAGCAAGCATGGCTTGCCCAATACGCCGAGAAAGCGGCTAAGACGAAAGAAACGCTTAAGCCGTTTAACCTGGAAGGCGAGAAAGCGATCGTTCTGCAATTCTGGAGCAAAGCGATCTATCAGCACGCGACGACGGTATTTACGCCGTTGTTCCAGGATATCGGATTCGTTCCGACGGAAGCTCAGGCGGCCGTTAAGGAAACGGCTGCGATTACGGAAGAAGCCGTCGTCGATTATGCGGCGGAAGCTGAACGTATTTTCATCCTTGTGGACGGCCAAGCGGATATCGATACGTATAACGCGCTGAAATCGACCGCGTGGAAAAACGTGCCTGCCGTCAAGAACGATAAAGTCGTGCTTGTCGACAGCGCAAGATGGAACGATTACAGCACCGCGGCAATGGAATGGATGCTTGAAGATTTAGTCAAGCTAATCAAATAAGGAATCGTTCGTTGCGAACGAAGCACGGGAGGCTGTCCGCTAAGGGAACTTAGGGGCAGCCTCCTTTTTCGCGCTGCGATTAACCCCTCGGAAGCTGAACGTAGAACGTCGTCGTCTCGTTCACCGTGCTTCTCGCGTAAATCTTTCCGTTATGCTGCTCGACGATCGACTTGGCTATCGCTAACCCGAGGCCGTATCCTCCTTGTTTGCGAGAGCGCGACGAGTCGGCACGGTAGAAGCGGTCGAAGATTTTATCCAAATGCTCCGACGGAATGCCGGCCCCGGTGTTGGTTACCGATAGCACGATATCGTGATGC
Encoded proteins:
- a CDS encoding FecCD family ABC transporter permease, which gives rise to MISSPTDSTDIHKQAKVTSRPLSAIAIIVIGLAALVLGMMLSVSYGAKDIDLATVWTAVFRFNPDLTEHQVIQALRLPRVTAGAMVGASLAVAGAMMQGMTRNPLADSGLLGLNAGAGFALAICFAFFPGTPFTALMLYSFLGAALGAIIVFGIGSISLGGLSPMRLTMAGAAVTALLMSFSQGIALHFRVGQNLAFWYAGGVAGTRWDQVELMFPWVAAGLIGAMLLSRGITLLSFGDQVAVGLGLRVVPIKIASFVVVLLLAGVSVAVAGAIGFIGLLIPHITRALVGVDYRWVIPCSAVLGALLVVAADFAARTINMSFETPVGALIALLGVPFFLYLVRRERREMQ
- a CDS encoding ABC transporter substrate-binding protein, whose protein sequence is MKTGRRSLTLLLVVILTLVVAACGNNKNAASPSATGSASPSASESSTPSPSSEPEATTKKIKDGLDREVEIPTKPEKIVVLGNMGEVLSLGIKPIATNDYYLSKYGTDRLAGVQSIGGDEPDMEKILALQPDLIIIPSYFKPEVLDALHKIAPTIATKWGLLPLEHLSVIAGWLGKEAEEQAWLAQYAEKAAKTKETLKPFNLEGEKAIVLQFWSKAIYQHATTVFTPLFQDIGFVPTEAQAAVKETAAITEEAVVDYAAEAERIFILVDGQADIDTYNALKSTAWKNVPAVKNDKVVLVDSARWNDYSTAAMEWMLEDLVKLIK